The Flavobacterium praedii genome window below encodes:
- the tssO gene encoding type VI secretion system TssO, giving the protein MEVLNKQERQKAFFAFLVVFILTITVILIAASFNFYMPRAENKVLKSQNEKLNKEFDYQTNFAVKIDSVRTVVDSINAPKQDNDFQQRLANVILADIYQKLPKDSINNKKMYNNIILAYKQIIDYKKEIRSLTHNAHLIDSLNQSAKTYKEELEKVRRDLDVCRQIYQNQ; this is encoded by the coding sequence ATGGAAGTATTAAACAAACAGGAACGTCAAAAAGCATTCTTTGCATTTTTAGTGGTTTTTATCTTAACAATAACAGTAATATTAATTGCAGCATCTTTCAATTTTTATATGCCAAGAGCTGAAAATAAAGTATTGAAATCTCAAAATGAAAAACTGAACAAAGAATTTGATTATCAAACCAATTTTGCTGTAAAGATTGACAGTGTTCGAACAGTAGTCGATTCCATAAATGCACCAAAACAAGACAACGATTTCCAACAACGATTGGCAAATGTGATCTTGGCAGACATTTATCAAAAACTACCTAAAGACTCTATCAACAATAAAAAGATGTACAACAATATCATCTTGGCCTACAAGCAAATTATCGATTACAAAAAAGAAATCAGAAGCCTTACCCATAATGCACACCTTATAGACAGTTTGAACCAATCGGCTAAAACCTACAAAGAAGAGCTCGAAAAAGTGCGCAGAGACTTAGACGTTTGCCGACAAATCTATCAAAATCAATAA
- a CDS encoding DUF4280 domain-containing protein — protein sequence MSEKHIVVQGATVKCKFSVEPKLDKLKVKTQSKHYANDKDASIKLIATDKEIGQTLEKNTFGKCKMQPNGSGDYLPCQAVITKWSGFYDKVTLSNKGKILLESSKATCPIGGPDCITVDKHGQKAEPSKQNAKKAKPQVSNQINPLVNKAKFQAEVNGTDSICI from the coding sequence ATGAGCGAAAAACACATAGTAGTACAAGGAGCCACCGTAAAATGCAAATTTAGTGTAGAACCCAAGTTGGATAAACTAAAGGTAAAAACACAGAGTAAGCATTATGCGAATGATAAAGATGCCTCAATAAAACTCATTGCAACCGACAAAGAAATTGGGCAAACCCTTGAGAAAAATACTTTTGGCAAATGCAAAATGCAACCCAACGGAAGCGGTGATTATTTGCCATGCCAAGCAGTGATTACCAAATGGTCTGGATTTTATGACAAAGTAACATTGTCTAACAAAGGAAAGATACTATTGGAAAGCAGTAAAGCAACCTGCCCCATAGGTGGACCAGATTGCATTACGGTAGACAAACACGGACAAAAAGCAGAACCTAGCAAGCAAAATGCAAAAAAAGCAAAACCACAAGTAAGCAACCAAATTAATCCCTTGGTCAATAAAGCAAAATTTCAAGCCGAAGTGAATGGAACTGATTCTATTTGTATATAA
- a CDS encoding peptidoglycan-binding protein LysM codes for MKTTDRIYTIQKGDTLQKVAQEHAIAPLELRRYHNIYCEIPDLIEADFPSHLEAVLLPPVKSDNDINETVEKKRRKVSFSKGNTLPFLPAGSQKNYNVKYTIEEGNEKDILNFQTNVKWIAIDKNGFHLFEIKRAKAIYINTLAPDTMMDEMDAKTTEALYPLQVVVNSNGKWVDVYNYNEIVERWENTKKEILDYYEGDVTQIHIKHVEQYLETKANLMTALKSDYFLSAFFNGIHVGYTPEYTFENNITFPLIKEEEALFKVQQKVEPFLEENHSIKVEQTGDYVDIDIAFELDPWEGNYKATYFLNPDNYCIEKMELECCINYDSPVKSTITIEGIEEVEKQTMDTNHQLN; via the coding sequence TTGAAAACAACAGACAGAATCTATACCATTCAGAAAGGAGATACTTTGCAAAAAGTAGCTCAGGAACATGCTATAGCCCCTCTGGAATTGAGAAGGTATCATAATATTTATTGCGAAATACCCGATTTGATTGAAGCTGATTTTCCAAGTCATTTAGAGGCAGTGCTTTTGCCACCCGTTAAAAGCGACAATGATATAAATGAAACAGTAGAAAAAAAACGAAGAAAAGTTAGTTTTTCAAAAGGAAATACCTTGCCGTTTCTACCAGCGGGTTCGCAAAAGAACTACAATGTAAAATATACAATCGAAGAAGGTAATGAAAAAGACATCCTAAACTTTCAAACGAATGTAAAATGGATTGCTATTGACAAAAATGGATTTCATCTTTTTGAGATTAAAAGAGCAAAGGCTATTTATATCAACACCCTTGCACCCGACACAATGATGGATGAGATGGATGCAAAAACAACCGAAGCTCTTTATCCGCTACAAGTTGTAGTAAATTCAAATGGTAAATGGGTTGATGTTTACAATTATAATGAAATAGTGGAGCGTTGGGAAAACACAAAAAAAGAAATCTTAGACTATTACGAAGGTGATGTAACTCAAATTCATATTAAACATGTAGAGCAATACCTCGAAACCAAAGCAAACTTGATGACTGCTCTTAAATCAGATTATTTTTTGAGCGCTTTCTTTAATGGTATTCACGTAGGGTATACTCCTGAATACACATTTGAAAACAACATTACATTTCCTTTGATAAAAGAGGAAGAGGCTCTTTTTAAGGTGCAACAAAAAGTAGAACCCTTTTTAGAAGAAAACCATTCAATCAAAGTGGAACAAACTGGCGATTATGTAGATATTGACATTGCATTTGAATTGGATCCTTGGGAAGGAAATTACAAAGCAACTTATTTCTTGAATCCCGACAACTATTGCATCGAAAAAATGGAATTGGAATGTTGTATAAACTACGATTCCCCTGTAAAATCAACCATCACAATTGAGGGTATTGAAGAAGTAGAAAAACAAACCATGGACACAAACCATCAGCTGAATTAA